A single window of Debaryomyces hansenii CBS767 chromosome F complete sequence DNA harbors:
- a CDS encoding DEHA2F01342p (similar to uniprot|Q03144 Saccharomyces cerevisiae YMR095c SNO1): MTITKKLTVGVLALQGAFIEHIKHFEGATKNGYSDFEFDFIEVRTEEQLDRCHGLVIPGGESTSISLIAQRTDLLGPLMHYVKSERPIWGTCAGLIFLSTQVENGRPGQQLLGGMNIQVKRNAFGRQLQSFQSDLDFSSFIPSVSDFPTIFIRAPVITSVLSDINGSENVDNEIIHSKNDYENKAPVQILHQLDNGLIVAVRQGTKLGTSFHPELSDDYRFHKWFIDEFITKAV; the protein is encoded by the coding sequence ATGACAATTACGAAGAAATTAACGGTTGGAGTGTTGGCATTACAGGGCGCATTTATTGAACACATCAAACATTTTGAAGGTGCTACAAAGAATGGATATTCAGATTTCGAATTTGACTTCATTGAAGTTAGAACTGAGGAGCAATTGGATAGATGTCACGGACTAGTTATACCCGGTGGAGAAAGCACTTCTATATCATTGATTGCACAAAGAACTGACTTGCTTGGGCCGTTGATGCATTATGTCAAATCGGAAAGGCCTATTTGGGGGACTTGTGCTGGATTGATTTTTTTGTCGACTCAAGTTGAAAATGGAAGACCAGGTCAACAATTGTTGGGGGGCATGAATATCCAGGTCAAGAGAAATGCATTTGGAAGACAGCTACAGTCGTTCCAATCGGATTTGGACTTTTCATCCTTCATCCCTCTGGTAAGTGACTTTCCTACGATATTTATTAGAGCTCCTGTCATTACAAGTGTGCTATCCGATATCAACGGGTCGGAAAatgttgataatgaaatcattCATTCTAAGAATGACTATGAGAATAAGGCTCCAGTACAAATTTTGCACCAATTGGATAACGGCTTGATAGTTGCCGTAAGACAAGGTACTAAACTTGGAACTTCTTTTCACCCTGAATTATCAGATGACTATAGATTTCATAAGTGGTTCATAGACGAGTTCATAACGAAGGCTGTATAA
- a CDS encoding DEHA2F01364p (highly similar to uniprot|Q03148 Saccharomyces cerevisiae YMR096W SNZ1 Protein involved in vitamin B6 biosynthesis): MTQEFKVKAGLAQMLKGGVIMDVVTPEQAKIAEKAGACAVMALERIPADMRASGQVCRMSDPKMIKEIMATVSIPVMAKCRIGHFVEAQILEALEVDYIDESEVLTPADKLYHIKKDQFKVPFVCGARNLGEALRRVSEGAAMLRTKGEAGTGDISEAVSHINLIKQQIDHALSLKSEAEVAAYAEELRVPLITLQELIANKGKFPVVNFAAGGVATPADAALCMQLGCDGVFVGSGIFKSKNPELLAKAIVNAVTHYDDPKKVMEYSTDLGELMFGVSVDSLKASEKVSTRGW; the protein is encoded by the coding sequence ATGACACAAGAATTCAAAGTTAAAGCTGGATTAGCACAAATGTTAAAGGGTGGTGTTATCATGGATGTGGTTACTCCAGAACAGGCCAAAATTGCTGAAAAGGCCGGTGCATGTGCCGTTATGGCCTTGGAAAGAATCCCAGCCGATATGAGAGCATCGGGACAAGTATGTCGTATGTCAGATCCAAAAATGATCAAGGAGATTATGGCAACAGTTTCAATTCCGGTTATGGCAAAATGTAGAATCGGACACTTTGTTGAAGCTCAGATTTTGGAAGCATTGGAAGTTGATTACATTGACGAGTCTGAAGTGTTGACCCCAGCAGACAAATTGTACCATATCAAAAAAGATCAATTCAAAGTTCCATTTGTATGTGGCGCAAGAAACTTAGGCGAAGCCTTGAGAAGAGTCAGTGAAGGTGCAGCCATGTTGAGAACCAAAGGAGAAGCTGGTACAGGCGATATTTCAGAAGCTGTGAGCCATATCAACTTGATCAAACAACAAATCGATCATGCTTTATCTTTGAAGTCTGAAGCCGAGGTCGCCGCGTACGCGGAAGAATTGAGAGTTCCTCTTATAACATTGCAAGAATTAATCGCCAACAAAGGAAAGTTCCCAGTTGTCAATTTTGCTGCCGGTGGTGTTGCCACTCCTGCTGATGCTGCTTTATGTATGCAATTGGGATGTGACGGTGTTTTTGTCGGTTCAGgtattttcaaatccaaGAATCCCGAACTTTTAGCCAAGGCGATTGTGAATGCGGTCACCCATTATGACGATCCAAAGAAAGTTATGGAATACTCTACCGACTTAGGTGAATTGATGTTTGGTGTCAGTGTTGACTCTTTAAAGGCCAGTGAGAAGGTATCTACAAGAGGATGGTAG
- a CDS encoding DEHA2F01386p (similar to CA0416|IPF17492 Candida albicans IPF17492 unknown function) — protein sequence MPQAQIRKTQRNPKLWIAALVAASIVTISYKVYSSYIAEENIEDKKTEGDGGVEEKLRIAKRYTKKSIALTLSHSVLSSQLPLNEILLNSENVTFILPPNLSMDDLVCNIGNADEVERYNLPKTLLNNYKLLHCSNIDGYFNILKNLKPDTLLVCSEDLGIANNVPRDLHRFVKEIINIDQNKDDIYKKLSSIFIK from the coding sequence atgCCGCAGGCACAGATTCGAAAGACACAACGAAATCCTAAGTTATGGATTGCTGCATTGGTAGCAGCTTCCATAGTGACAATATCGTACAAGGTGTATTCCAGCTACATTGCAGAGgagaatattgaagataagaaaACAGAAGGAGATGGAGGGGTCGAGGAGAAGTTAAGAATTGCCAAAAGGTACACCAAGAAGTCGATTGCGTTGACGTTATCACACTCGGTACTTAGCTCACAATTGCCCTTGAACGAGATTTTGCTCAATTCGGAGAATGTTACATTCATATTACCGCCAAACTTGTCGATGGACGACTTGGTTTGCAACATTGGTAACGCAGACGAGGTTGAGAGATATAATTTACCCAAGACATTGTTGAACAATTACAAATTACTCCATTGTAGTAATATCGACggatatttcaacattttGAAGAACTTAAAGCCGGACACATTGCTCGTTTGTTCGGAAGATTTGGGGATAGCGAACAATGTGCCTAGAGACTTACATAGGTTTGTGAAGGAGATTATTAACATCGATCAGaataaagatgatattTACAAGAAGTTATCGTCgatattcatcaaatag
- a CDS encoding DEHA2F01408p (some similarities with uniprot|P07866 Saccharomyces cerevisiae YAL024C LTE1 Putative GDP/GTP exchange factor required for mitotic exit at low temperatures) — translation MPMENSILETSDDGSGMMDNRDQRSINEENVFYEANTEENKEMDIQEVEPGMIHPEFMYNEHDESIFDDENVFPSLNPKADDIVKFDHNNPELINHGTLKALIVQLTSPEIIDYNLICDFFLTYRIFVDSEKVMNMLLIRLIWSLQYINSNNEASVKIGKLVLLRTFVVLRHWMLNYFVDDFDSNNHLCDIFTYNMNQITNESNLVTDDMFFEQKVLKDLKIHWISLLNEFWNVDIDLGIISDDVLQYKLPMIFEISNVKKLSKSNTEMSIHTNASYRRSAMLSLYDPKIQHKCLIFGTNGNDENPQLSVNNLLLHHRSSRLSVNTKLQELKDKKLKDVTVERKPLSSNTKHNHMNLQDSSLGLKKTSQNKQQIPEETQHGMVTPIKNKENINSNYKLSPIKMENIGFSTNGNVKLPSSKVSSILPPTPAKKMDYVIKQSNVDDPFHKPNHYIKDGKSTDDASNDFGRKKSLKKFVDGWKKSFNHSSSNAPHQSHTKDNSQGSKDMNNLIKDAMNVMSENDEENIGDRVDILCARAVDELEYLIRCYVGNDSPCTIIEGDIDGIDEHNKTDPIDEFVEVTVDDYREDNKVDLYDDESIDIMASPAKKARVKSTTHSSPVQGKIENIEDNEDSSAIDINDLSELNLKKIDNLINTDELTNGEQCHDKENYNQRSRTPVDQIFGRSFDASNQSSFQRPASINWNDEGNLDLEYSENKTTGSVDDFDDEPKSPITQDQSFGLGSQLPPDPQYLFNNQFNKSFESSISTPSNITQYNAEVADLGIALSPQSIKKNSVRRISFNEANLTKNNSNRKRMSTLSKNSSGSIFRKDSRNSAKSYVSYDSAFSISNGSVSYKNKEPDNGELRKKMAHADLRTIAGINDQRPALDSRISMESMSMSSYLSRSSSLRKSVRFSTLCALTELPFGEYNASSTSADRRVPSTRKEIRQSDISDSSFFSVAARSKTNSVMVCNEQNTQNSHNSSNNSVAIPGISNFVLKELADIPDESYQLHSPLDHALYKLEGKKSNSSDSKHEIKHEELPRGASNVEQQANESNITPDNTQDILNEINNANTQDIDDYPSDIVDMTQERPLTPVKNIMVVRSPQKKTARGSLKKNESVFFVSNGPSPRQFPSPKTILNGYYISTDILSIEKVMEADSHISFLLSYDSKSLADHFTIIEKDILQEIDWKELIELKWNKELVPVNSWLEIIVNDDYFHKNRGVNLVIARFNLMVNWIISEILMSKTQLERISIISRLIHIAHNCYVLQNFSTLMQIILGLMSEKVSKLKETWKNLPPGDILILKNLEELSSPLKNFVNIRLCINRIKPSNGCIPFVGLYLSDLIFNAERPAFIKTQIPHAAKNNDTTGGDSTLNTQNIAAKMINFSRFRTSVHIVKSLSQCIEWSSNYDLSIQKDLLSKCLYIKSLDEEEMNFCLSNIVDP, via the coding sequence ATGCCAATGGAAAATAGTATTCTCGAGACATCTGATGATGGAAGTGGCATGATGGATAATAGAGATCAACGAAGCATCAACGAAGAAAACGTATTCTACGAAGCCAATACAGAggaaaacaaagaaatggACATTCAGGAAGTGGAACCCGGAATGATACATCCAGAATTCATGTACAACGAGCACGATGAAtctatatttgatgatgagAATGTGTTCCCCAGTCTTAATCCAAAGGCAGACGACATAGTCAAATTTGACCACAATAATCCGGAATTAATAAACCATGGTACTTTGAAGGCATTGATAGTACAATTGACATCACCAGAGATAATTGACtataatttgatttgtGATTTCTTCCTTACATACAGAATATTTGTTGATAGTGAAAAGGTGATGAATATGTTATTGATAAGATTGATATGGTCGTTACAGTATATCAATTCGAATAACGAAGCAAGTGTAAAAATTGGTAAATTGGTATTATTAAGAACTTTCGTAGTGTTGAGACATTGGATGTTAAACTACTTTGTTGACGATTTTGACTCTAATAACCACTTATGTGATATATTCACTTATAACATGAATCAAATAACAAATGAATCGAATCTAGTTACAGATGATATGTTTTTCGAACAAAAAGTGTTAaaagatttaaaaattcaCTGGATTTCTTTACTCAACGAGTTTTGGAATGTAGATATTGACCTTGGTATAATATCAGATGATGTTTTACAATATAAATTACCTATGATATTTGAGATTTCAAACGTCAAGAAGTTATCCAAAAGCAATACTGAAATGTCCATTCATACAAATGCTTCATATAGAAGATCTGCCatgttatcattatatgaTCCAAAGATCCAGCATAAATGTCTTATTTTCGGTACCAATGGTAATGATGAAAACCCACAACTTTCTGTAAACAATTTGTTGCTCCACCATCGGTCATCTAGACTTTCAGTAAATACAAAACTACAGGAACTCAAAgacaaaaaattgaaagatgtAACCGTGGAAAGGAAGCCGTTATCATCAAACACAAAACATAATCATATGAATCTTCAAGATTCATCGTTAGGATTAAAGAAAACTTCACAGAATAAGCAACAGATTCCTGAAGAAACGCAGCATGGCATGGTGACTCCAATTaagaataaagaaaatataaattcaaaCTATAAGCTTTCTCCGATTAAAATGGAAAACATTGGGTTTTCGACAAATGGTAATGTAAAACTTCCTTCTTCGAAAGTGAGCTCGATTTTACCTCCTACTCCGGCGAAGAAAATGGACTATGTTATCAAACAAAGTAATGTGGATGACCCATTCCACAAACCTAACCATTATATTAAGGATGGGAAGTCTACAGATGATGCatcaaatgattttggaagaaagaagtcattgaaaaagtttGTTGATGGATGgaaaaaatcatttaatcATAGTTCATCAAACGCTCCTCATCAATCACACACAAAAGATAATAGTCAGGGTAGTAAGgatatgaataatttaattaaagaTGCAATGAACGTAATGTCTGAAAATGATGAGGAAAATATTGGGGATAGAGTTGATATCCTATGTGCCAGAGCTGTGGACgaattggaatatttaataCGGTGTTATGTTGGCAATGATTCTCCTTGTACTATAATCGAAGGGGATATAGATGGTATTGATGAACATAATAAAACGGAtccaattgatgaatttgtCGAGGTCACTGTTGATGATTACCgtgaagataataaagtAGATCTTTATGATGACgaatcaattgatataaTGGCATCTCCAGCAAAGAAGGCTAGAGTAAAAAGCACAACTCACAGTAGTCCTGTGCAAggaaagattgaaaatattgaggACAACGAGGATTCATCGgcaattgatattaatgatttatcaGAGCTAAATCTCAAAAAGATCgataatttgatcaataCAGATGAGCTAACTAATGGAGAACAATGTCacgataaagaaaattataaCCAGCGAAGCCGTACTCCAGTTGaccaaatatttggaaGATCGTTTGACGCATCAAATCAATCTTCATTTCAGAGACCAGCAAGCATCAATTGGAATGATGAGGGTAATCTTGACTTAGAATATTCAGAAAATAAGACAACTGGGTCTGTGGACGATTTTGACGATGAACCTAAATCTCCAATAACTCAGGACCAGTCATTTGGCCTTGGTTCTCAATTACCACCGGACCCCCAATACCTTTTCAACaatcaatttaataagTCATTTGAATCTTCAATCTCAACACCTAGTAACATAACACAATATAATGCTGAAGTCGCAGATCTTGGAATTGCCTTAAGCCCCCAACTGATCAAAAAGAATTCGGTAAGAAGAATTAGTTTTAATGAAGCTAACTTGACAAAGAATAATAGCAACCGGAAACGCATGTCTACgttatcaaaaaattcatctGGTTCAATATTTCGGAAAGATAGCAGAAACTCTGCAAAGTCTTATGTTAGTTATGATTCagctttttcaatttctaatgGATCAGTCAGCTATAAAAATAAGGAACCAGATAATGGGGAATTAAGGAAAAAGATGGCCCATGCTGATCTTCGTACTATTGCTGGCATTAATGATCAAAGACCAGCATTGGATTCTAGAATAAGCATGGAGTCAATGTCAATGAGCTCATATCTTTCAAGGTCCTCATCATTAAGGAAAAGTGTTCGGTTTAGTACATTATGTGCCTTGACTGAATTACCATTTGGTGAATATAATGCATCGAGTACCTCGGCTGATAGACGTGTTCCAAGCACCAGGAAAGAAATTAGACAACTGGATATTTCGGATAGTTCGTTCTTTTCGGTTGCAGCTAGATCGAAGACAAACTCTGTAATGGTATGTAATGAACAAAATACCCAAAATAGCCAcaattcatctaataattcagTGGCCATACCAGGAATTAGCAATTTCGTCTTGAAAGAACTAGCAGATATACCAGATGAATCTTATCAATTACACAGTCCACTTGATCATGCATTATACAAACTAGAAGgaaagaaatcaaattcaagcGATTCAAAACACGAAATAAAGCACGAGGAATTACCAAGAGGAGCGTCTAACGTGGAGCAACAAGCAAACGAGAGTAATATTACACCTGATAACACCcaagatattttaaatgaaatcaataatgcCAACACTCAGGATATAGACGATTATCCGAGTGATATTGTTGATATGACTCAGGAGAGACCCTTAACCCCtgttaaaaatataatggTTGTTAGATCGCCACAGAAGAAAACGGCAAGAGGATCATTAAAGAAAAACGAAAGTGTTTTCTTCGTTAGTAATGGGCCCAGTCCAAGACAATTTCCATCACCTAAAACTATTTTGAATggatattatatttctacGGATATTTTGTCAATAGAGAAAGTAATGGAGGCGGACTCACATATTTCGTTTTTATTGAGCTATGACTCGAAGTCGTTAGCGGACCACTTCACcataattgaaaaagatattCTACAGGAGATCGATTGGAAAGAGCTAATCGAACTTAAGTGGAACAAAGAACTAGTCCCCGTGAACAGTTGGCTTGAGATCATCGTCAACGACGACTACTTTCACAAAAACAGAGGGGTCAATTTGGTCATTGCAAGGTTTAACTTAATGGTTAACTGGATTATATCTGAAATTTTGATGTCCAAAACGCAACTCGAAAGAATCAGCATCATCTCTCGGTTGATCCACATAGCGCATAACTGCTACGTATTGCAAAACTTTTCAACATTGATGCAGATTATCCTCGGATTGATGTCTGAAAAGGTcctgaaattgaaagaaacCTGGAAGAACTTGCCTCCGGGGGACATCTTGATCTTGAAAAACTTGGAAGAGCTCTCCTCGccattgaaaaatttcgTTAACATTCGGTTGTGTATAAACCGCATAAAACCATCCAACGGTTGCATTCCGTTTGTTGGATTGTACTTATCTGACCTTATCTTCAATGCTGAGAGACCTGCGTTCATCAAGACTCAAATCCCCCATGCTGcgaaaaataatgataccACCGGTGGGGACTCTACATTGAATACTCAAAATATTGCAGCAAAAATGATCAATTTCTCTCGTTTCAGAACTTCGGTCCACATCGTCAAGTCATTATCCCAATGCATCGAATGGTCCTCCAATTACGATCTTTCCATACAAAAAGACTTGTTGTCCAAATGTCTCTACATTAAGTCCTTGGACGAAGAAGAGATGAACTTCTGTTTACTGAATATTGTCGACCCATGA